In the Euphorbia lathyris chromosome 5, ddEupLath1.1, whole genome shotgun sequence genome, one interval contains:
- the LOC136230207 gene encoding trans-resveratrol di-O-methyltransferase-like — translation MVNLSDSKNKSCELLEAQAHIWNHIFNFINSMSLKCAVELGIPEIIHTHPKPITISELNAALSIHPSKAHCLPRLMRVLIHSGIFALAKINTKKDEQGEEEEEGYVLTNSSQLLLKDNPFSILPYLLAMLDPICIKPWDFSSTWFLNEDPSPFQTAHGMGFWDYAGRDSKLNNLFNEGMAGDSRLVTSILIDQGKEVFHGLNSIVDVGGGTGTVAKAIAQAFPHIQCTVLDLPQVVDGLHNTPNLKFVAGNMFDSVPPADAILLKWILHDWSVEECLKILDQCKKAIKERGGGKVIIIDMVKENQKEDNVTTETQLFFDMLMMVLVTGKERNEKEWSKLFFAAGFSSYKIIPVMGLRSIIEVYP, via the exons ATGGTTAATTTGAGTGATTCAAAGAATAAAAGTTGTGAGCTTCTTGAAGCTCAAGCTCACATATGGAACCACAtcttcaatttcattaattCCATGTCTCTTAAATGTGCAGTTGAATTAGGCATCCCAGAAATCATCCATACTCATCCCAAACCAATCACCATATCTGAGCTCAATGCTGCTCTATCTATCCACCCAAGCAAAGCTCATTGCCTTCCTCGCTTGATGCGCGTTTTGATTCATTCTGGTATCTTTGCTCTAGCAAAAATCAACACCAAAAAAGATGaacaaggagaagaagaagaagaagggtaTGTTCTCACCAATTCATCTCAGCTACTCCTCAAGGACAACCCTTTTAGTATCTTACCATATTTGCTGGCTATGCTTGATCCTATTTGCATAAAACCATGGGATTTTAGTAGCACTTGGTTTCTTAATGAAGACCCCTCTCCTTTTCAAACTGCTCATGGGATGGGATTTTGGGATTATGCTGGCCGAGATTCTAAgctcaataatttatttaacgAAGGTATGGCTGGTGATTCTCGGCTTGTTACTAGTATTCTGATAGATCAAGGGAAAGAGGTGTTTCATGGATTGAATTCAATAGTTGATGTTGGAGGTGGAACTGGAACTGTAGCCAAAGCCATAGCTCAAGCATTTCCTCACATTCAATGCACTGTGCTTGATCTTCCACAAGTGGTGGACGGCCTCCATAACACTCCGAATCTGAAATTTGTTGCAGGCAACATGTTTGATTCAGTTCCTCCTGCAGATGCAATTTTGTTAAAG TGGATTTTGCACGATTGGAGCGTCGAAGAATGCTTGAAGATATTGGATCAATGCAAAAAAGCAATTAAAGAGAGGGGAGGAGGAAAGGTGATTATCATAGATATGGTGAAAGAGAATCAGAAAGAAGATAATGTAACCACTGAAACACAACTCTTCTTTGATATGCTGATGATGGTGCTGGTTACTGGTAAGGAAAGGAATGAAAAAGAATGGTCTAAACTCTTCTTTGCTGCTGGTTTCAGTAGCTACAAGATAATCCCAGTTATGGGTTTAAGATCTATTATTGAAGTTTATCCATAG